The Onychomys torridus chromosome 2, mOncTor1.1, whole genome shotgun sequence sequence GCATGGAATAGAGTGGATTGCAGTAGCAGTTTTATGGCATGAACCATAGGGACATCAGTGTAGCTGCGACCCCGAGTAGACCACATGCTAAAAACCAAGAGTGCATTTGGGGGCATGGTAAGTTTGAGGTGGCTGATTACTGAGTGTCCAAGGAAGAATTTCAAGTAGGCTCTTGTCACCTGATGTTCAGGTAAAGGGTCTTGTTGAGAGACCTAAATATAGAGATGTATTTAAGCCCCAGACTGGCTGGTTTCAGATGGCTGTTCTTGTCAGAGACCATTTGTATATGTTTCTGTCacatgttgtatttgttttcctAGTGAGCTGTGTCTTCCATTCTAGATACGATGTCCACTGGAGGCTAGAAGTTCCATAAGCTTCCTAAGTCACAAACTAGACCCACTGTGCAGCTCATTCAGATTTCCACTCCTGTGTTATCTCAGTGAATGGTGCCATCATCCACATCCACACTTAAGTACACCTTGTACTTAAGAATTCTCATCCTTGGGATCCATCTTTGATgccactttctctttctcatcacTATTTAACCACAGATCTAAAACTCTCTTCTCGAATGCCTGATTTTCATGTCTACAGTCCCAGCCTTAGTACCTATTCTTATCCTTCTTTCCTGAATAACtgcatcttcccctcccccacaacatATTCTCCCCACTAATGCCAGAGTGATTGACCCCAGATAGAGAATTGATACCTAATCTATTCTTCCCTCTATCAGTGTAGGTCCACCACCTTTAGCCTGTTTTGCAGGGCATGATGGTCCCTCAATGCTCTGCCCTTGCCTACCCTCCCTTCCCTGACCCTTGTCTCATTTAGCTCTTGCTTTATAACATTACAAGTGATGACCCTCTGCacagcaggccctctggacatCCCTGTAGGTGGCATCAAAGACCAGACTCTTACCTATCACAGGAAGCCTCTGTAACCTTGCAAGTTGAATTAGCTGTCAGCAACAGGAAGGGGAGACAGTACACATTTTTGCCCCCTAGTTTGTCAGCTCCTCATCCCTGTAGCCTGCCTATGGCTTCAGTCACCTCCAGAGCACACTGTGAACAGGATAAGGTAAGGAGGGAGGACATCCCAAACTGATTGGTACCATCCTGATCATAGCTATTTTCGTTTTCTCATGAGTGTTTAAATTTCAGTTGCAGaattcttttactctttttagtttttgaaaatcCAACTTGATCATACAGTTGGTTTGTATGCTACATTTGCATTTAATGTAGTTTCTGTTGCAATTAGGTTTGAGTTTAATTATTTTACTACCTGATTGGTATTTTTCTTAagcattcttcatttcttttctcttttaaaattaattttcatggGTGTGTATAGATTGTACACGGTACTGGCTTACATAATATTTCCATACACGTGTATAATGTACTTACAGTGTATTTTCTCTGTAccctactttcttttttctttccttccttctattaGCCTCATTTGTTTTCCTAGACAATCATGCTTCTActcatataatttataaatacatgattttatgtatttgtataaaatatgGGAACCAAAAATGAGAGAAAGTGTGTGATGTCTATCTTCCTAAGACTGACTTAATTCACTTCATAGATTATCCctagttgtatttattttctctaaattacaTAACTTCAATCTTTTTATGGCTGAAAATTTTCTATTGTATCTATTCACCACATCTTCTTTGTCCATTTTTCTGCTGCTGGAAACCTGCACATAGCTTATCTATTGTGAATAGCACTGCAGTAAATGGTAACGTGACAGTGTCTCTGTGATGTGTTGCCTTGGAGTCCTTTGGGTGAGATCCGGCAGAGGTACAGCTGCAGCACAGGGTAAACCTCTTTGTAGTAAGGAATctccatgtggtgatattttatttgtgcaccccaataaagcttacctgggtatcagaggacaaggccagccactatattaaatttagaggttaggcagtggcagcacacacctttaatcctagcattcgagaggcagagatttacctggatctctgtgagtttaaggtcacactgggaacagagccagacatggtggcacatgcctttaatcccagctctagttaaccatagaggtctggaggtttgtacagacagacaggaagtgatacagctgggcagagagaggaagtaagatggcagggcacagaaaggtatataggcgtgagtatacagaaagtagctcactcaggaggctgaggagttggtaaggtgaggttgtctgtggtttgttctattcctttgatctctgttttcacaccaatatctggctctgttttttttttttatttattaataagaccatttagcaattcatgttgcATCTCCATGTTGGTGTCCACGGAGGCTGCGTTAGTTTACGTTTGTTCATAGCCTCACTGGAGTTTGTTTTCTCACTGACTGCCTTTCTGACCAGGGTGAGATGGAACCTCAGTGTAGTCTTAATTTGTACACCCCTGATAGCTAGTGATGTTGAAAATCGTTCCAATGATTATTGACCATTTGcacttcatcttttgagaactgtctggtTATTTCACTATCACATTTATTAGGTCATTTGACATTTTGTTCTTCACATCTTTAGTCCTTTTTTTAGCCTAGATATGAATGCTCTGTCGGCTGTATAGCTAGCAAAGCTTCTCTCCTATCTCTTCCTCCGTTAATTGTTTCCCCTTTTTGACAGCATCTTGCTATGTGATCCAGGCTTACCTCAAACTTgcaatgatcctcctgtctctgctgcctgAGATTGCACACACCTAACTTGATTGACTGTTTCCTTGAAGGTGCAGAATCTGTTTAATTTCATAAGGTTCCATTTAGCACTTGTTGGCATCCCCGAGTGACTGGAGCCCTGGTGAGAAATTCcgtgtgtgtctgtatgctttccctccctttttctggtagcagtttcagagtttcacatTTAATCTTAGGTTCTTTGATCCATATGGAGTTGGTTTTTTATGAAAGGTGAGAGACAGTGATCTAGTTTCATTATTCTGTGTGCAGATTTGATGaagcaccatttgatgaagaagCTGCTGTGTCTTTGTCAACTTTGTTAATAACCAGGTGGCTGTGGTTGTGTGTGTTTATCCGGTCCTCTGTTGCATTCCACTGTTCTATGGTCTGTCTTTGTGTcaatactgtggtggtttgaatgggaatgcccccataggctcatgtgtttgaaaacttggttCCCAGTCAGTGGAACTGATTTTTCCCAGTTTGTGTGGCCTGATTGGACCTGGTGTACCACTGCGGGTGGACcttgaggtttaaaaaagaaaaagagaaaaaaatgccaggtggtggtggcatatacctttaatgccagaactcaggaggcagagagaggcaggcagatccttgagttccaggccagccaggtctacagagagagttctgggtgaaaaaaaaaaaaaaaactcatgagATTTCTAGTTAGCTGTTTCTCTATCTCCTACTTGTGGACCAAAATGTGAGATCTCAGCTCTTCCTCCATTCTGCTATCATGGATGCTAGCcccctgaaaccataagccaaactaagtgctttcttttataagtttctttgGTTACAATGTTtggttacagcaatagaaaaataaccagCTGCTGTTGTCGCTAGGGTTCTGCAGTAAAACTTGACATCAGATGTGGTGACACTGGatgctgggtttgtttgtttgtttgttttttttaaataatttctttatctATCCAGGATATTTTGTGCTCACACGTGAATTTTAAggttgtgtttttctctttctgtaaagaGCAGCATGAGAATTCTGAATGGGATGGAGGATTCTGAATGGGATGACGTTGATGCTTCACATTGCTTTTGGCAGACACAGTCATTAATTCTCCCAGTCCATCACCAGGAGAGGTCTTTCTATCATCTGGCTTCTTCTTCAAggttttttttcagtgtttaaaaGTTTTCATTGGGACACCTCTCATTATTCTAACTTAGGTTCTTtatccttattattattattattattattattattattattattatatctttcTTTGGAATTAATCAAGATGTTTGAATAttcattaaactttttttttttttttttttttggtttttcaagacagggtttctctgtgtagcttttgcgcttttcctggaactcgatttgtagaccaggctggcctcaaactcacagagatccacctgcctctgcctcccaagtgctgggattaaaggtgtgtgccaccactgcccggcataaacttttaataatttatgtAATTTATAGTATTTTGAATTCTGTTGtttcaggtattttttttcttgttcttattctTGAGGAGAGGTTGGTAcacttcatattttttaaagaatttaaaaaatacagtatatgaggtgggttggagagatggatctgggttcagatcccagcacccatatggtgggtcacaaccacctggaactctggTTCCACAGGGTCTGctgttctcttctgaccttcacgggcaccaggcacatgcatggtgcacatacatacatgcaggcaaaatacccatacataaagtagaaataaatcttaaaaaagaaaaccagcccagttttttttttaaaaaaacctgttACATGACATGGGTAATGTTTGAGAAATTTTGTCATTTGTGAAGTTTATAGGGTATATTTGTACAAACCTGGAAGGTATACGGCTCAAACCCTTGAAGCAGCAGATCAAACACTTGAATCATGACTTGATTGAAGAACTGTGAGATATGTGAGGCTGCTACAAACGTAACACAGAATGCCCTATTACACAGTGTGTGCTCTATGACACAGCATGCCCTGAGGTATAGCCTGCCCTATGAAGCAGCATTCTTGCTGATGTGTTAGGACAGTTCGCTGTATGACACCATCTGCTGTACAACATAGTGAGCTCTTTAAGACAGAGTGCTCTCTGATATTCTATGACACAACATGCTCTGTCCCACAGTGTACTCTATAACACTCTGTGACAATGTATTCTATGATGTATCATTCTCTATGATTCTCTGTGACAGTGTCTGCTCTGTAATGCTGTGCTCTGTAAGACAACAGGTTCTTTGGACTAAACATTTTATAAGTAGCAATGAACTTCATAATAATGATTTAAAGGTGTAGAATAGAAAGTACATAAATAATAATGGAGTCAGTTGTTTAACATCACTTTCAAGTATTACACTGTTGTCACAGTTGCATGTACTGTGCTTTCATTCACCCTGCAGTGTAGTGGGTTTGCCTAAAGAGCATCATCATGGGTacatatatagtgatattttatttgtactgaaatgtgattttatttgtatattaataaagttgccttggggtcagagcaagccatagcagaagctgggcggtggtggtgcacgcctttaatcccagcacttgggaggcagagcaaggcaggatctctgtgtgttcaaggatacagccagcatggcgacacacgcccttaatctcaataccaaccatagaagacctggaggtctgtacagacaggcagtgatgaggaggtcacatggttaggtttacaaccaataagaaggcagaacagaaagtctatataaaagacaggacacaggaagtaggtctcttgcagagaggaaagacagagcagcagtgaagggtaaggttttcagctctcagctattgctctgacctcttggctgttaactctgtatttggctctatgtttcttatttaacaagatggttacatctacatacacGAACAAGGCATTGCTGTATAGCCGCTGGCAATAAAGCCACTGAGCAACAGGAATTCTATAGTTCTCTCATAATCTTAGGAGGTCCCCACTACATACTCGATCCATCACTGACCAACACATTATTGTGTGATCATGCAACAGTGACTGTCTGTGGCTTGAAAAACTAGAATGTTGCCCATTCCTTTACAGAAAAAGTACTTTAGAGGCTTTGCCTTTTCCAGGCTTGCTTGAATTAGTGTCACCACTTCCCAAACACTGGAGAAATTGTAACCATTTCCCTCCTGTTCTTTGGGGATATTTTGCTGCATGTTctatagatacacagatacatagacacacagatgcaaataatatataaaacatatattgtAGTTAATATATAAACTAAGAATATAGTCTTCTATACTCATTAGAAAGTCTTGTGTGCTGTGCAGATACATTCTTGACTcctctatctctgcctctgcctctgcctctgcctctgtctctctgtctctctgtctttctctgtctctctctgtgccccctctctctgtctctctctaccccctctctctgtctctctgtctttctctgcccctctctgtctctctgtctttctctgtctctctctgccccctctctgtctctctgtctttctctgtctctctctgcccctctctgtctctctctttctctgtctctctctaccccctctctctgtctctctgtctttctctgtctctctctgcccctctctgtctctctgtctttctctgtctctctctgccccctctctctgtctctctgtctttctctgtctctctctgccccctctctctgtctctctgtctttctctttctctcatactactctaatttttttttgttgctttaaACAGTCAATATTCTTTCATCTTGGCTCACACATTGACTCTGTGcttttcatttcccctttcagTTCTGTGCCCCACAGAGGATCGTTTCCCCTCAGACCAAAGAAGTTCTTTGGGGCATCTTTTGCTATGGGTCTTTGGGGCGTCTTTTGCTATGGGTCTTTAGGGCGTCTTTTGCTATGGGTCTTTGGGGCGTCTTTTGCTATGGGTCTTTGGGGCATCTTTTGCTATGGGTCTTTGGTCATCAATAACCAGCTTTCATTTGATTTCTAAAGTTGTTCACTGAGTTCTGGGCTAGTCGTTTGCATCCTTCCTCAGTGCACattcttcttcatctttcctctcttccctcccttcccttcttcctctcttctccctcttcaccACATTAAATGTGTTACTCAGTCACTGTCTATTTTCTGTGAAAGGACCTTGGCCTGTCTCATAATAGATCATTTGAAGAAACATACCCTCTCTTCTTAGGCCAATTTTAAGACaacacttgtttgtttttattttcagtcattttcctttatatttgtCTTTCCTGGTGTCCAGACAGCATCTCTATGTTCTGtaggtcagggtgtctcttccaTTGGGAAAACCATAGGCCATCATTTTTTATTGACTTGTCCTTTGTCCCTTGTCATTTACCCACAGTCCATGAAAATGTGTGACTTTGACTTACTGATGTGATACTACTTATTTCCAATGATAGTTATTCTCCCTCTGTTTGAGGTAGTCAGGCCAATAGCCACATCTCTCAAGTTTGAGGGTACCCATCAAGCTTTTGGAGCTGTTCAACTAAAGTCAGTTTGAGGATGGTCCCAAAAATGAAGGTAGACTTTGACATTTGATATTAGTTGCACACAAATTTGCATTCTTAAACACCCAATTCTTCCAATAACATCTTAAGCTGTATGGACCACGAATTAGAAGACATTACTTTTTGGGTATCCCCCATTCTCTTTGCAAATTCTACATTTGAAATGTGGGGATCATAATCTCAGAATAAGCTGCAATTGCATGATAAAAAGGAGCATGCTGATTCATATTAAATGGAAATTCTCTTTAAAACTCTGGTCCCAACTCTGTGGGACATTTATATGTACTTGGCTCTGATCTTCATGTTTGATGCACCTGTTATATGAATGGCAGCAGGGTTAGCATCTGAGGGCTTCTCTCTCATGAGTGATAGCTTTGCTCTATCTTTGCAGCAGGAGAAGGATGCAGGACTTCCTCTGGAGAAACCACAGCTCTCTTACTGAGTTTGTTCTTCTAGGATTCTCTAGTGACAGGAAGATAAATGGCATTCTGTTCggtgtctttcttctcctctacATCATCACCCTCTTAGGCAATGGGCTAATTATCACCTTGATACACGTGGATTCCCgcctccacacacccatgtactttttcctcaGTGTCTTATCCATTCTGGATATGGGCTATGTCACCACTACAGTGCCCCAGATGCTGGTACATCTGGTCTGTGAGAAGAAGACCATCTCATATATTGGATGTGTGACTCAGATGTACATCTTCCTGATGCTGGGAATCACTGAATCATGGCTTTTTGCAATCATGGCTTATGATAGGTATGTGGCCATTTGCCATCCTCTCAGATATAAAGTCATCATGAGCCCTTTACTGCGTGGGTCACTAGTAGccttttgtgggttctggggtatCAGCTGTGGCCTTATATATACTGTTTCTGCTATGATTCTTCCCTATTGTGGCCCCAATGAGATCAACCACTTCTTTTGTGAAGTACCTGCTGTTCTGAAGTTGGCCTGTGCAGACACCTCTCTCAATGACCAGGTGGACTTCATCCTAGGCTTCATCCTTCTTCTGGTCCCACTCTCCCTCATCATTGTCGTCTACATCAATATCTTTGCTGCTATCTTGAGGATCCGTTCAACTCAAGGGCGAATCAAGGCCTTTTCCACCTGTGCCTCCCACATCACTGTGGTCACTATGTTCTCGATCCCATGTATGATTATGTATATGAGACCTGGTTCTGAGTCCTCCCCAGAAGAGGACAAGAAGCTGGCTCTCTTCTATAATGTTATCTCTGCCTTCCTCAACCCAATAATCTACAGCCTTCGTAACAAAGATGTGAAAAGGGCCTTCTTCAAGGTGGTAGGCTGTGGCGAAGTGTCAGGATGAAGGCTTGGGGGTTGTGAGACTAGAAGCCTCCTGGACCACTCAGCACACAGCTTCCTTAATGAGAATGTCTTTGATAATGATACTCTATTACATCCAGTGAGCTGAATTTGGTTCAACACCACTAATTTACTGAAGACCTTATTGGGATATTACCACTTATTACATGTACTCATCTTGACATATAGTTATAT is a genomic window containing:
- the LOC118578736 gene encoding olfactory receptor 2A12-like translates to MQDFLWRNHSSLTEFVLLGFSSDRKINGILFGVFLLLYIITLLGNGLIITLIHVDSRLHTPMYFFLSVLSILDMGYVTTTVPQMLVHLVCEKKTISYIGCVTQMYIFLMLGITESWLFAIMAYDRYVAICHPLRYKVIMSPLLRGSLVAFCGFWGISCGLIYTVSAMILPYCGPNEINHFFCEVPAVLKLACADTSLNDQVDFILGFILLLVPLSLIIVVYINIFAAILRIRSTQGRIKAFSTCASHITVVTMFSIPCMIMYMRPGSESSPEEDKKLALFYNVISAFLNPIIYSLRNKDVKRAFFKVVGCGEVSG